CTGCCTCCGGCTGGTGACGGTCGGCGCGGCCGTGCCGGAGCGGGCGGGCGGCGGCCCGCAGGAGGTGGTCAGTGGCGGCGCAGGATGAGCAGCAGGTTCCAGCTCACGATCTCGCGCAGGGCGGGGACGTGGATCACCGGGGTCGCCCAGCGGGGATGGTAGCGGGGCAGGGCGTCCAGGACCGTGGCGTCCGGCCGCCGCCGTGCCCAGCGCAGTGCCGCACCGACCGAGACCGGGTAGAGGCTGCTGCCGTAGACGTTCTTCGGGGGCCTGCCGTACGCGCGGGTGTAGCGGGCCGCGGCGCGGTGGCCGCCGAGGTAGTGCCAGGGGGAGGTCTCGTGGCCGCCCCAGGGGGACAGCCAGTTGGTGAACGACAGGTAGACCACGCCGCCCGGCCGGGTCACCCGGACCATCTCGTCGGCCATCCGCCACGGGTCGGGCACGTGCTCCAGCACGTTGGAGGAGAAGCAGACGTCCACCGAGCCGGTCGCCAGCGGCAGGTCGAGCGCGCTGCCGAGCACTGCTCCCTCCGGCGCGGCGCCCTGGCGGGCCGTCATCTCGCCGGCGTCGCAGTCCACGCACACCGGGCGGGCGCCCACGGCCCGCAGCACGTCGGTGAAGTAACCCGGGCCGCCGCCGATGTCGGCGACGAGCGCGCCGTCGAGCTTGGTGTAGGAGGTGAGCTGGGCCACCGTGTCGCGGGCCAGCATGCCGTAGAAGAAGTCCGGGTCGCTCTGCTCCTTGCGGAAGGCGCCGAGCAACCTTATCGACCGGCCCAGAGTGGCCCGGAACGGTGCCTGAGGGGTCTCCAATGTCGCTCCTTCACGGAGTGGAACAGATCGGATGCGCCGGAGCATAACACCGCATTGCTCCTCATCTTTTTCGGGCTCGCAGGGTGTTCCGCAGGAACACGGGGATCAGAGGGAGAGGACTGATGGAGGCCACGGAGACCGGGAGGCCGGATTCCCCGGTGCTGCGGATCGCGCTGCCCGGCTGGATGGCGGCCCTCCGCAGCCCGGTGCTGCTCGGCGCCGTCCTGATCGTCGCGGCGTCGCTCGTCCTGCGGGTGCTGGTCCTGCGCGACTCCTACTTCGTCGAGGACGACCTGCTGTTCGTGGGGAACGCCTACGAGAGCGACCTCACCCTCGACTTCGTGACCCGGGTGCACAAGGGCCATTTCATGCCCGGCGCGATCGCGCTGACCTGGGTGCTCTCGCGTATCGCGCCCTACGACTGGCTGCTGGTGGCCGGCGTCACGTTCGTCGCGCAGGCGCTGCTCGGCGTGCTGGCGCTCCGGCTACTCAGGACCCTGTTCGGCACCCGGCCGGCGATCCTGCCGCCGCTGGCCCTGTTCCTGTTCTCCCCGCTGACGGTC
Above is a genomic segment from Streptosporangium album containing:
- a CDS encoding class I SAM-dependent methyltransferase translates to MLRRIRSVPLREGATLETPQAPFRATLGRSIRLLGAFRKEQSDPDFFYGMLARDTVAQLTSYTKLDGALVADIGGGPGYFTDVLRAVGARPVCVDCDAGEMTARQGAAPEGAVLGSALDLPLATGSVDVCFSSNVLEHVPDPWRMADEMVRVTRPGGVVYLSFTNWLSPWGGHETSPWHYLGGHRAAARYTRAYGRPPKNVYGSSLYPVSVGAALRWARRRPDATVLDALPRYHPRWATPVIHVPALREIVSWNLLLILRRH